From a region of the Thiorhodovibrio winogradskyi genome:
- the nrdR gene encoding transcriptional regulator NrdR, producing MRCPFCGAEDTKVVDSRLYGDGDQVRRRRRCIVCAERFTTYEKPELELPRVIKRDGSRVPFDGRKLRSGLMRAVEKRPVSADQIEAVIARIGRRLQATGASEVHSREIGEFLMDELRGLDQVAYVRFASVYRKFEDVEAFREEIERLERQPSPEVKRAQLDLLSVLESK from the coding sequence GTGCGCTGCCCCTTCTGTGGTGCCGAGGACACCAAGGTAGTGGACTCGCGCCTCTATGGCGACGGCGATCAGGTGCGCCGGCGCCGGCGTTGCATTGTCTGCGCCGAGCGCTTCACCACCTATGAAAAACCCGAGTTGGAACTGCCGCGGGTGATCAAACGCGATGGCTCGCGGGTGCCCTTTGACGGTCGCAAGCTGCGTTCCGGGCTCATGCGCGCGGTCGAGAAGCGCCCGGTCAGCGCCGATCAGATCGAGGCCGTGATCGCGCGCATCGGTCGGCGGTTGCAGGCCACGGGTGCCAGCGAGGTGCATTCACGCGAGATCGGGGAATTCCTGATGGACGAACTGCGCGGACTCGATCAGGTCGCCTATGTGCGCTTTGCCTCGGTGTATCGCAAGTTCGAGGATGTCGAGGCCTTTCGCGAGGAGATAGAGCGCCTGGAGCGCCAACCCTCGCCCGAGGTGAAACGTGCTCAGCTTGACCTGCTCAGCGTGCTGGAGTCGAAATGA